In the genome of Pseudomonas bubulae, one region contains:
- a CDS encoding FAD-dependent oxidoreductase — protein sequence MPAWCSISLWMDQLGEELAPRPSLEHDLDVDVAIIGAGYTGLWTAYYLKRHAPELSIAIVEAQTAGFGASGRNGGWLMGNLLGEDRLLAGLPGEQRRESFDLLHGIPDEVKNVIDREGIDCDYRKGGALYCAARYPEQETSLRSYLASLHAEGLNESDYRWLTPTELAQQIRINRPYGGIFTPHIATLHPAKLVRGLARAVERMGVQIYEQSPVSEWQAGFLRTARAQVRSRWVVPAVEGYANTLAPLGRYQLPVQSLIVATEPLPQATWDEIGLCKGQAFSESSRQVTYGQRTADNRLVFGARGGYQFGGRLRENFDLSRDEIELRRYLFSELFPQLKNAEISHAWGGNLGMSRRFQPHMLCDRQQGIALAGGYGGEGVGASHLGGRTLADLILQRDTLEVRQPWVLTEGGLGALKSWEPEPCRWLGYNAIIRSFVYEDKTLANPNSPPWRRQFARRLAGVMEGFMK from the coding sequence ATGCCAGCATGGTGCTCAATCAGTTTGTGGATGGACCAGCTTGGGGAGGAACTCGCACCCCGACCGTCCCTTGAGCACGATCTGGATGTCGATGTGGCTATCATCGGCGCCGGATATACCGGGCTGTGGACCGCGTACTACCTCAAGCGCCATGCGCCTGAACTGAGCATTGCCATCGTCGAGGCACAAACAGCGGGCTTTGGTGCCTCCGGACGCAACGGCGGCTGGCTGATGGGCAACCTGCTGGGCGAAGACCGCTTGCTTGCAGGGTTGCCTGGGGAACAACGCCGGGAATCCTTCGACTTGTTGCACGGTATTCCTGATGAAGTGAAGAATGTTATCGATCGTGAGGGTATCGACTGCGATTACCGTAAAGGGGGCGCCTTGTATTGCGCGGCGCGCTACCCGGAGCAGGAGACCAGCTTGCGCAGTTATCTGGCCAGCCTGCATGCCGAAGGCCTGAACGAATCCGACTACCGCTGGCTCACCCCGACCGAACTGGCGCAACAGATCCGCATCAACCGGCCTTATGGCGGGATTTTCACACCGCACATCGCCACCCTTCACCCGGCCAAACTGGTGCGTGGTTTGGCCCGCGCCGTTGAGCGCATGGGTGTACAGATCTACGAACAAAGCCCGGTATCCGAGTGGCAGGCAGGGTTCCTACGCACGGCCAGGGCGCAGGTGCGCAGCCGCTGGGTGGTGCCTGCCGTGGAAGGTTATGCCAACACCCTGGCGCCTTTGGGCCGCTATCAACTGCCGGTACAGAGTCTGATCGTGGCAACAGAGCCATTGCCTCAAGCCACGTGGGACGAGATTGGCCTGTGCAAGGGCCAGGCCTTCAGTGAGAGCAGCCGTCAGGTCACTTACGGCCAGCGCACGGCCGACAACCGCCTGGTATTTGGTGCCCGGGGCGGATATCAGTTTGGCGGGCGCCTGCGTGAGAACTTTGACCTCAGCCGCGATGAAATCGAACTGCGTCGCTATTTATTCAGCGAACTGTTCCCGCAACTGAAAAACGCCGAAATCAGCCATGCATGGGGTGGCAACCTGGGGATGTCGCGACGTTTTCAGCCGCACATGCTGTGTGATCGGCAGCAGGGCATTGCCCTGGCCGGCGGCTACGGTGGCGAGGGCGTGGGGGCCAGCCATCTGGGCGGGCGCACCCTGGCCGACCTGATCCTGCAGCGCGACACCCTCGAAGTCCGCCAGCCCTGGGTCTTGACCGAAGGCGGGTTGGGTGCGCTGAAGAGCTGGGAGCCAGAGCCGTGCCGCTGGCTGGGCTACAACGCAATCATTCGCAGCTTTGTGTACGAAGACAAAACCCTGGCCAACCCCAACAGCCCGCCTTGGCGTCGGCAATTTGCCCGCCGCCTGGCCGGGGTGATGGAAGGCTTTATGAAGTAA
- a CDS encoding helix-turn-helix domain-containing protein, producing MPAPDDGPENTRATGEIVLRYHLCWKHRDLDGVMALYHPDVTYNDFFQNRVMVFNELREYVQSSMPREPDEALEHSDRIRLDGNTAFIQYRMTLRGSQGLVSFRASEAITVRDGLIWRVNEYASLVHESAVNPARQGSTRPAVSRLGLSARQLGFMARDLQTYFERQQPWLDPELDLQQVAKACGYTRNQLSYLFNQVLGQSFYRYLNHARLRHVLAAMDAAETSVKVDELAFSAGFNSISAFYSCFRQHTGQSPKAYAKQISLRARTQDAP from the coding sequence ATGCCAGCTCCAGACGACGGTCCCGAAAATACCCGCGCCACCGGCGAAATCGTGCTGCGTTACCACCTGTGCTGGAAGCATCGGGATCTGGACGGGGTAATGGCGTTGTATCACCCCGATGTGACCTACAACGACTTCTTCCAGAATCGGGTCATGGTGTTCAATGAACTGCGCGAGTATGTGCAGTCGTCCATGCCCAGAGAACCGGATGAAGCCCTTGAGCACAGTGATCGCATCCGTCTGGATGGCAATACCGCCTTTATTCAATACCGCATGACCTTGCGCGGCAGCCAGGGGTTGGTGTCATTTCGTGCCAGTGAAGCCATTACCGTGCGCGATGGTTTGATCTGGCGCGTCAACGAGTACGCCTCGCTGGTTCATGAGTCAGCCGTCAATCCGGCACGGCAGGGCTCAACACGCCCCGCGGTCAGCCGCCTGGGGCTTTCGGCGCGGCAGCTGGGCTTTATGGCCCGTGACCTGCAAACCTACTTCGAACGACAGCAACCCTGGCTCGACCCCGAGCTGGACTTGCAACAAGTGGCCAAAGCCTGTGGCTATACACGCAATCAGCTGTCGTATCTGTTCAATCAGGTGCTGGGGCAAAGCTTTTACCGCTATCTCAATCACGCACGATTACGCCATGTACTGGCTGCGATGGATGCCGCCGAGACGTCGGTCAAGGTTGATGAGTTGGCCTTTTCGGCAGGCTTCAACTCGATTTCGGCGTTTTACAGCTGTTTTCGCCAGCACACCGGGCAATCGCCCAAGGCTTATGCCAAACAAATTTCTTTGCGGGCACGCACGCAAGACGCGCCCTGA
- a CDS encoding DUF1652 domain-containing protein gives MYPMDNINKVTFPNACQLMRWHFHPMGFEATMDAPGSMVARLFDRASGETVITVAGIPCSAVMTPGQVGRLIQCVEDELESFVPPLAWQAQA, from the coding sequence ATGTACCCCATGGACAACATCAACAAAGTCACCTTCCCCAATGCCTGCCAACTGATGCGCTGGCACTTCCACCCGATGGGCTTCGAGGCAACCATGGACGCACCAGGCAGCATGGTCGCCCGTTTGTTTGACCGTGCCAGTGGTGAAACCGTGATTACCGTCGCCGGTATCCCCTGCTCGGCGGTGATGACCCCCGGTCAAGTGGGGCGCCTCATTCAATGCGTAGAAGACGAACTCGAGAGTTTTGTGCCGCCGCTGGCATGGCAGGCACAGGCCTGA
- the ggt gene encoding gamma-glutamyltransferase yields the protein MALWTAGCSTGEPELHKPSELPPAPEIASGLRTDMAPVHATRHMAAAANPLATEAGQQILRKGGSAIDAAIAMQAVLALVEPQSSGLGGGAFILYWDGKRVQAYDGRETAPAGATPGMFMGAEGQPMPFSEAQIGGRSVGVPGVLRALEMAHQQHGKLPWSDLFLPAIKLASEGFPVSQRLHTQIAADRFIAGSAEMARYFLTPQGQALPVGTLLKNPELARTLQKIASRGADGFYQGAVAQAMVDNVRSHPRAGTLSLADISGYQARERTPVCADYKQWQVCGMPPPSSGGVAVLQTLGILEALQDKSPALDLASMPPVPSSSGAGLEPSPSAVHLIAEAERLAYADRAQYLADSDFVPVNVKGLTDKAYFRTRAALIGDKSMGRAEAGVPAGINLALAPDRSPLRISTSHISAVDDQGGAIAMTTSVEAAFGSHVMTQGFILNNQLTDFSFIPEENGKPVANRIEPGKRPRSSMAPTLVFERKSGELVATIGSPGGSQIIEYVNKSVVGLLDWKLNPQDAISLPNFGSRNVDTELEAGRFSPALVQQLQDRGHKVALIEMTSGTQIIVRDNNGWVGGADPRREGTASGD from the coding sequence CTGGCCCTGTGGACGGCCGGATGCAGTACCGGGGAGCCCGAGCTGCACAAGCCCTCCGAGTTGCCGCCTGCGCCCGAAATAGCCTCGGGTTTGCGTACCGATATGGCCCCGGTACACGCCACCCGGCATATGGCTGCTGCAGCCAACCCGCTGGCCACTGAGGCGGGGCAGCAAATACTGCGCAAGGGCGGCTCGGCAATCGATGCAGCAATCGCCATGCAAGCCGTACTTGCACTGGTTGAACCCCAGTCCAGTGGCCTCGGCGGCGGTGCGTTTATTCTGTACTGGGACGGCAAGCGGGTGCAGGCCTATGATGGCCGCGAAACTGCTCCGGCAGGTGCCACCCCGGGGATGTTCATGGGGGCAGAAGGTCAACCGATGCCTTTCTCCGAGGCCCAGATAGGCGGACGTTCAGTCGGCGTGCCCGGGGTGCTCAGGGCGCTGGAAATGGCCCATCAGCAGCATGGCAAACTGCCCTGGAGTGATCTGTTCCTACCGGCAATCAAACTGGCCAGCGAAGGTTTTCCTGTTTCCCAGCGCTTGCATACGCAAATCGCCGCCGACAGGTTTATCGCCGGCTCGGCGGAAATGGCCCGGTATTTCCTTACACCTCAAGGGCAAGCGTTGCCGGTTGGCACCTTGCTGAAAAACCCGGAACTTGCACGCACCTTGCAAAAAATTGCCAGCCGTGGCGCCGATGGGTTTTACCAGGGGGCCGTCGCGCAGGCGATGGTCGACAACGTTCGATCCCACCCTCGTGCCGGGACCCTGTCCCTGGCGGATATCAGTGGTTACCAGGCCAGGGAGCGCACACCGGTGTGTGCGGACTACAAGCAGTGGCAAGTCTGCGGTATGCCACCACCGTCTTCGGGCGGTGTCGCCGTGTTGCAGACCCTGGGGATTCTTGAGGCCCTGCAAGATAAATCCCCGGCCCTCGATCTCGCCAGCATGCCCCCCGTACCGAGCAGCTCCGGTGCAGGTCTTGAGCCTTCGCCTTCAGCGGTACACCTGATCGCAGAAGCCGAGCGCCTGGCTTACGCTGACAGGGCACAGTACCTGGCGGACAGCGACTTCGTACCAGTCAATGTGAAAGGGCTGACGGATAAAGCCTATTTCAGGACGCGGGCCGCTCTGATCGGTGACAAGAGCATGGGCCGTGCCGAGGCCGGTGTTCCGGCAGGCATTAACCTTGCCCTGGCTCCTGATCGCTCGCCACTGCGCATTTCGACCTCCCACATATCCGCTGTCGATGACCAGGGCGGGGCGATCGCCATGACCACTTCGGTTGAGGCTGCGTTTGGTTCACACGTAATGACCCAGGGTTTTATCCTTAACAATCAGCTCACCGACTTCTCGTTTATTCCCGAAGAAAACGGCAAGCCGGTGGCCAACCGCATCGAGCCGGGCAAGCGCCCGCGCTCTTCAATGGCCCCGACCCTGGTGTTCGAACGCAAAAGTGGCGAATTGGTCGCAACTATTGGTTCACCGGGTGGCTCGCAAATCATCGAGTACGTCAACAAGTCGGTAGTTGGCCTGCTGGACTGGAAGCTGAACCCCCAGGACGCAATCAGCCTGCCCAACTTTGGCAGCCGCAATGTGGACACTGAGCTTGAGGCTGGCCGGTTCAGCCCGGCGCTGGTGCAACAGTTGCAAGACCGCGGGCACAAGGTGGCGCTGATAGAAATGACCAGTGGCACGCAGATTATTGTGCGTGACAACAACGGCTGGGTGGGTGGTGCCGATCCGCGACGTGAAGGTACAGCTTCAGGGGATTGA
- a CDS encoding UvrD-helicase domain-containing protein, translating into MPQHNPELPEDLAPITQLPLLKRLAARVFGSGLSRLRAQHAPSWLQGQADGFRSGHSAGVDYGFKEGHAEGLEEGRQVLFISDMRPQELRAPGIDENLFDDWRLPLGPELKKLIKADVAANLPEHAQPSAAQWKMIFSDTPSTSVVAGAGAGKSTSLVLRILLLTHYLGFELDSMTVVTFTRESRKDFIKKLQEIFALWGRNLSLKEARDVVRTFHSRILPMVRSLPGYSQLQAFETLNSRSLLNDDETDSNPFDLRINDAQRQQLNACYHGLYNRDERFRQTLAPLRLHALQLKELERDHPDVQKRMAVTELAARRDEELCDTLEDLWFAAGAWPIKGIEPNRETIEINGAQFHCHGYIAELDAWVVLGFDPRENPQICRPGAKLSVRAEWAVKRTLFQAFCSKPLIWLENYESAKRVVSALAGDASAGPGFDYKLKGELGSAPLLDSFVAAASFIENLGLDVAAAVGDMRFAKDDPDRFFFEALSLFWRALEDHLLAQTPPVMTYNRMFSLFGENTPQNFKLLSHEQLRPLSHLMIDEFQDVSPQIVSWLRASLREIRSRGPAMHVGRGAQRSSLLCVGDDWQSIYGWRGSSPKYFMEFNKEFPSPATTRVMLSDNFRSHQHIIDAAEHIVRAAPSIAGKRAKASGEPKVAVPVNVLHRDDQGLAAQLIEHYNAGDSILMLFRKSSDKLLIEKDIQSVVNVDSRLAPEDRRLKQLTYHSSKGLQADAVFLLGDCQHLTTSPYKNQVYRMAGLGKEGDPEPYDNAQKDEILRLAYVGITRAVKHCYWYVENQDAQGPNIPRASDRVPQGKAFFQDLRLTDNN; encoded by the coding sequence GTGCCGCAACACAATCCCGAACTGCCTGAAGACCTTGCCCCCATTACCCAATTGCCCTTGCTCAAGCGCCTTGCCGCGCGTGTGTTTGGCAGTGGCTTGAGCCGTTTGCGCGCGCAACATGCGCCGTCCTGGCTGCAGGGCCAGGCAGACGGGTTCCGCAGCGGGCACAGTGCCGGGGTGGATTACGGTTTCAAGGAGGGGCATGCCGAAGGGCTCGAAGAGGGTCGCCAGGTGCTGTTTATCAGCGATATGCGCCCGCAGGAGCTGCGTGCTCCCGGGATCGACGAGAATCTGTTCGATGACTGGCGCCTGCCGCTGGGCCCGGAACTGAAAAAGCTGATCAAGGCCGACGTGGCTGCCAACCTGCCCGAGCATGCCCAGCCCAGTGCCGCACAGTGGAAGATGATTTTCAGTGATACCCCGTCGACCTCGGTGGTTGCAGGCGCCGGAGCCGGCAAGTCGACCTCGCTGGTGTTGCGCATTCTGCTACTGACCCATTACCTGGGCTTTGAACTCGATTCGATGACCGTGGTGACCTTTACCCGGGAGTCGCGCAAGGACTTTATCAAGAAGCTGCAGGAAATCTTCGCCTTGTGGGGGCGCAATCTGTCGCTCAAGGAAGCCCGGGATGTGGTGCGTACCTTTCACTCGCGGATTTTGCCCATGGTGCGCAGCTTGCCCGGCTATAGCCAGTTACAGGCCTTCGAGACCCTGAATAGCCGCAGCCTGCTCAACGACGACGAGACCGACAGCAACCCGTTTGACCTGCGGATCAACGATGCCCAGCGTCAGCAACTGAATGCCTGTTATCACGGGCTATATAACCGCGATGAGCGCTTCCGTCAGACCCTGGCACCACTGCGACTGCATGCCTTGCAGCTCAAGGAGCTGGAGCGCGACCATCCAGATGTGCAAAAGCGCATGGCGGTGACCGAACTGGCCGCCAGGCGCGACGAAGAACTCTGCGACACCCTGGAAGACCTCTGGTTTGCCGCCGGCGCCTGGCCGATCAAAGGCATTGAGCCCAACCGCGAAACCATCGAGATCAATGGCGCGCAGTTCCATTGCCACGGCTATATTGCCGAGCTGGATGCCTGGGTGGTACTGGGCTTCGATCCCCGTGAAAACCCGCAGATCTGCCGCCCCGGGGCCAAGCTCAGCGTGCGCGCCGAGTGGGCAGTCAAGCGCACCCTGTTTCAAGCTTTTTGCAGCAAACCATTGATATGGCTGGAAAACTACGAGTCTGCGAAGCGTGTAGTCAGTGCCCTCGCCGGGGATGCCAGCGCAGGCCCCGGCTTTGATTACAAGCTCAAAGGTGAGTTGGGCTCGGCGCCTTTGCTCGACAGTTTTGTCGCCGCCGCCAGTTTTATTGAAAACCTGGGGCTGGACGTGGCCGCCGCAGTGGGCGATATGCGCTTTGCCAAGGATGATCCGGACCGTTTCTTTTTTGAGGCCTTGAGCCTTTTCTGGCGGGCGCTGGAAGACCACCTGCTGGCACAGACCCCGCCGGTGATGACCTATAACCGCATGTTCTCCCTGTTTGGCGAGAACACCCCGCAGAACTTCAAGCTGCTCAGCCATGAGCAACTGCGGCCGTTGTCGCATTTGATGATTGATGAGTTTCAGGATGTCTCACCACAGATCGTGTCCTGGCTACGCGCCAGCTTGCGCGAGATCCGCAGCCGTGGCCCGGCCATGCATGTAGGCCGTGGAGCCCAGCGTTCATCGTTGTTGTGTGTGGGCGATGACTGGCAATCGATCTACGGCTGGCGGGGCAGTTCGCCCAAATACTTCATGGAGTTCAACAAGGAATTTCCGTCACCTGCCACCACCCGGGTGATGCTCAGTGACAACTTTCGCAGCCATCAACACATCATCGATGCCGCCGAACATATCGTGCGTGCCGCGCCGTCCATTGCCGGCAAGCGGGCCAAGGCCAGCGGTGAGCCCAAGGTGGCAGTCCCGGTCAATGTGTTGCATCGCGATGACCAGGGGTTGGCCGCGCAGTTGATCGAGCATTACAACGCCGGGGACAGTATCTTGATGTTGTTTCGAAAAAGTAGCGATAAGTTACTGATAGAAAAGGATATTCAATCAGTAGTTAATGTTGATTCGAGGTTGGCGCCGGAAGATCGCAGGCTCAAGCAGCTGACCTATCATAGCTCCAAGGGCTTGCAGGCGGATGCTGTTTTCCTGCTGGGGGATTGTCAGCATCTGACAACCTCACCTTATAAGAACCAGGTTTACCGCATGGCCGGTCTGGGTAAGGAGGGTGACCCCGAGCCGTATGACAATGCCCAGAAAGATGAAATCCTGCGTCTGGCCTACGTCGGTATTACCCGGGCAGTGAAGCATTGTTACTGGTATGTGGAAAACCAGGATGCCCAGGGTCCGAATATCCCCAGGGCCTCGGACCGTGTGCCCCAGGGCAAGGCGTTCTTTCAGGACTTGCGACTCACTGACAATAATTGA
- a CDS encoding pirin family protein — protein MLELRPFNTLGGANHGWLDAHHHFSFAEYYDPQRMNWGNLRVWNDDVIAPGTGFPKHPHRDMEIITYVREGAISHEDNLGNKGRTEAGDVQVMSAGTGIAHSEYNLESTPTRIFQIWIVPNQQGDAPAWGAKPFPKGGREGFVTLASGKDGDPESLRIRADARLVAANLKAGETAEYRLDNGRRAYLVPATGVIEVNGLQASARDGVAIVDETLLRVTAIEDSEIVLVDVA, from the coding sequence ATGCTTGAACTCAGACCTTTCAATACGCTGGGCGGAGCAAACCACGGCTGGCTGGACGCCCATCATCACTTTTCGTTTGCCGAATACTACGACCCGCAGCGGATGAACTGGGGCAACCTGCGGGTCTGGAATGACGACGTGATCGCCCCCGGCACCGGCTTCCCTAAACACCCGCACCGCGATATGGAAATCATCACTTATGTCCGCGAAGGTGCTATCAGCCACGAAGACAATCTGGGCAACAAGGGTCGTACCGAAGCCGGTGATGTACAGGTGATGAGCGCCGGTACCGGGATTGCGCATAGCGAATACAACCTGGAGTCCACACCGACCCGGATCTTCCAGATCTGGATCGTACCCAACCAGCAGGGTGATGCTCCGGCGTGGGGCGCCAAGCCTTTTCCCAAGGGCGGCCGTGAGGGTTTTGTGACCCTGGCCAGCGGCAAGGATGGCGACCCTGAAAGCCTGCGCATTCGTGCCGATGCGCGACTGGTAGCGGCGAACCTGAAGGCCGGGGAAACCGCCGAGTACCGTCTGGACAACGGCCGGCGAGCCTACCTGGTGCCTGCCACCGGGGTGATTGAAGTCAATGGCCTGCAGGCCAGCGCACGGGACGGTGTGGCCATTGTCGATGAGACCCTGCTACGGGTCACCGCGATTGAAGACAGCGAGATTGTGCTGGTGGATGTGGCCTGA
- a CDS encoding DUF6124 family protein — MKKITPDPPVLPLDAADGNDPLLDRAATDRALNFYLQGHRPVRASGTALFAIPSSVNSEAALAQASDLLRCAGACANEAGNGLSGPARDLVLSTLHLVELAKGYVDKSLDTLVTH, encoded by the coding sequence ATGAAAAAGATCACCCCCGACCCACCCGTTTTACCCCTCGATGCTGCTGACGGTAACGACCCGTTGCTGGACCGTGCCGCCACCGACCGTGCGCTCAATTTCTACCTGCAAGGCCATAGGCCCGTTCGCGCTTCGGGCACGGCCCTGTTTGCCATCCCGTCCAGTGTCAATTCAGAAGCGGCCCTGGCCCAGGCGTCAGACTTGTTGCGCTGTGCGGGTGCCTGCGCGAATGAGGCGGGGAATGGTCTGAGCGGCCCTGCGCGCGACCTGGTGTTGTCGACCCTGCACCTGGTGGAGCTGGCCAAGGGGTATGTCGACAAGTCGCTGGACACGCTGGTAACGCACTAA
- a CDS encoding outer membrane beta-barrel protein, with product MLTAKLLRHTCALALFGAPLAVMAAPSTDPLFTVGLLGSYTKFKFEGGSKSDKEDMGQAGVFANFGNKMTAESGFIYQIGGEAKYSKKNDNKLKEAQADLDLGWRAALDARNFVDVIVGGGYSWTRFEPEINDLDTTLTFKSPFAKAALGYNHQFDTSTLRVEVGARHAMDGRARLKVDGFGSGNVDMKDRTNPYAEVSLLMNQNGDMPINAGVYYTRTEYKIDEDSPIADNTKLKRDEFGVKVGLAF from the coding sequence ATGCTTACCGCAAAACTGCTGCGTCACACCTGTGCCCTGGCGCTGTTCGGCGCACCATTGGCAGTGATGGCAGCCCCAAGCACTGACCCGCTCTTCACCGTCGGTTTACTGGGCTCCTACACCAAGTTCAAATTCGAAGGTGGTAGCAAATCCGACAAGGAGGATATGGGTCAGGCCGGTGTGTTCGCCAACTTTGGCAACAAGATGACCGCCGAATCCGGTTTCATCTACCAGATCGGTGGTGAAGCCAAATACAGCAAGAAAAACGACAACAAGCTCAAGGAAGCCCAGGCCGACCTCGACCTTGGCTGGCGCGCAGCGCTGGATGCCCGCAACTTCGTCGACGTTATCGTCGGTGGCGGTTACAGCTGGACCCGTTTCGAACCTGAAATCAACGACCTGGACACAACGTTGACCTTCAAATCGCCGTTTGCCAAGGCCGCACTGGGTTACAACCACCAGTTCGACACCTCGACCCTGCGTGTAGAAGTAGGCGCCCGTCACGCTATGGATGGTCGCGCACGGCTGAAAGTCGACGGCTTCGGCAGCGGCAACGTCGACATGAAAGACCGCACCAACCCCTACGCTGAAGTTTCGCTGCTGATGAACCAGAACGGTGATATGCCGATCAATGCAGGCGTGTACTACACCCGTACGGAGTACAAAATCGACGAAGATTCGCCAATTGCCGACAACACCAAACTCAAGCGTGACGAGTTCGGCGTGAAGGTCGGCCTGGCATTCTGA
- a CDS encoding TonB-dependent siderophore receptor yields MSHCHFPTRIAPPRAVFALNRTATAVHAVLLTLAMTSLAAHAETIPGEKEPGASTLPATMVEGHMATPADLPPGYAGGQVAYGSRVGLLGNKDFMETPFSTISYTEQYIADRQAQNITQVIAATDPSVFSNGLTGTFSENYSIRGFASNISDVMMGGLFGVAPYYRISPEMYERIEVLKGPSALLNGMPPGGSVGGAVNLVPKRAGDEPLTRLTGTYMSDAQFGGHLDVGRRFGEDQQFGVRFNGVYRDGDGAINHQRQKAELTSLGLDWRGERVRLSADLYQSEDRVRGQNRGINLASGVAVPKPPKADTLLNPDWAYVQTTDRGAIVRGEFDLSDNLMAYAAYGMSTTHYEYSGTMMATVFNDAGDFKTSMGQLKMDLEKTSGEVGLKGNLHTGAIKHQWTLNATHYGDTQKDYGRRSVPGADWVTNIYHPQWGPAAAKSFPYIAHTKSRLTSYGLADTLSVLEDRVQLTLGVRRQQVLTDSFSTSTGARTNRYDEGATTPAAALLVKITDQVSVYANYIEGLSEGAAAPMTAKNFGDVFAPYKSKQKEVGLKVDLGDFTHTLSLYEITRPSSYLDPDTNIFSFGGEQRNRGVEWGFFGSPLHDVRLMGGVAHVDPKITKAQGGTNEGKTAIGQPRLQGKLGVEWDTPVIEGLTLTANATSVSKQYISADNTQSIPGYTVYDLGTRYSTRVASQPVTLRGSVNNVTNKAYWGTPLLSSLGLGAPRTFELSATIDF; encoded by the coding sequence GTGAGTCACTGTCATTTTCCTACCCGCATTGCGCCCCCGCGCGCAGTTTTTGCCCTGAACCGTACCGCCACGGCGGTACATGCCGTGTTGCTGACGCTGGCCATGACAAGCCTGGCAGCCCATGCCGAGACCATCCCCGGCGAGAAAGAACCCGGCGCATCAACGCTGCCTGCCACGATGGTTGAGGGCCATATGGCCACCCCGGCCGACTTGCCGCCCGGTTACGCAGGCGGGCAGGTGGCCTATGGCAGCCGGGTTGGGCTGCTGGGCAACAAGGACTTTATGGAAACCCCGTTCAGTACCATCAGCTATACGGAGCAGTACATTGCCGACCGTCAGGCGCAGAACATCACCCAGGTGATTGCCGCGACCGATCCCTCGGTGTTCAGCAACGGCCTGACCGGGACCTTCAGTGAGAACTACTCCATCCGTGGCTTCGCCAGCAATATCAGCGACGTGATGATGGGCGGGCTGTTTGGGGTGGCCCCGTATTACCGGATTTCACCGGAAATGTATGAGCGTATCGAAGTGCTCAAGGGCCCGTCGGCCTTGCTCAATGGCATGCCGCCGGGAGGCTCGGTCGGAGGGGCGGTCAACCTGGTACCCAAACGGGCGGGCGACGAACCGCTGACACGGCTGACGGGCACCTATATGTCCGATGCGCAGTTCGGTGGCCATCTCGATGTGGGCCGGCGCTTCGGTGAAGACCAGCAATTCGGCGTACGCTTCAACGGTGTGTACCGTGACGGTGACGGCGCAATCAACCACCAGCGGCAGAAAGCCGAGCTCACGTCCCTGGGCCTGGACTGGCGCGGTGAACGCGTGCGGCTGTCTGCCGACCTGTATCAAAGTGAAGACCGTGTGCGCGGGCAGAACCGCGGTATCAACCTGGCTTCCGGCGTGGCCGTGCCCAAACCGCCCAAGGCCGACACCCTGCTCAACCCTGACTGGGCCTATGTGCAAACCACGGACCGGGGGGCCATCGTGCGCGGTGAGTTCGACCTGAGCGACAACCTGATGGCTTATGCGGCGTATGGCATGAGCACAACCCATTACGAGTACAGCGGCACCATGATGGCGACGGTGTTCAACGACGCGGGTGACTTCAAGACCTCCATGGGCCAGTTGAAAATGGACCTGGAGAAAACCTCCGGCGAGGTCGGCCTCAAGGGCAACCTGCACACTGGCGCGATCAAGCATCAATGGACCCTCAATGCCACACACTACGGCGACACTCAAAAGGACTACGGGCGCCGCTCGGTGCCGGGCGCGGACTGGGTCACCAACATCTACCACCCACAGTGGGGGCCAGCTGCGGCCAAGAGCTTCCCGTACATTGCCCATACCAAGAGCCGCCTGACCAGCTATGGCCTGGCCGATACACTGTCGGTTCTCGAAGACCGGGTGCAACTGACCCTGGGTGTACGTCGCCAGCAAGTGCTGACCGACAGCTTCAGCACATCCACCGGCGCACGCACCAACCGCTATGACGAAGGCGCCACCACCCCGGCAGCGGCACTGCTGGTCAAGATCACCGACCAGGTGTCGGTGTATGCCAACTACATCGAAGGCCTGAGCGAGGGCGCGGCGGCACCGATGACGGCGAAAAACTTCGGTGACGTGTTCGCCCCCTACAAGTCCAAGCAGAAGGAAGTAGGCCTCAAGGTAGACCTCGGTGACTTCACCCACACCCTGAGCCTGTATGAAATTACCCGCCCCAGCAGCTACCTGGACCCGGATACCAATATCTTTTCCTTTGGCGGCGAGCAGCGTAACCGAGGGGTCGAGTGGGGCTTTTTCGGCTCGCCGCTGCACGACGTACGCCTGATGGGCGGTGTGGCCCATGTCGACCCGAAAATCACCAAGGCCCAGGGCGGCACCAACGAGGGCAAGACCGCCATTGGCCAGCCCCGGCTGCAGGGCAAGCTGGGTGTGGAATGGGACACCCCGGTCATCGAAGGCCTGACACTGACGGCCAACGCCACCTCGGTGTCCAAGCAATACATCAGCGCCGATAATACCCAGTCGATACCGGGCTACACGGTCTACGACCTGGGCACACGCTACAGCACCCGGGTGGCCAGCCAACCGGTGACGTTGCGTGGGAGTGTGAACAACGTGACCAACAAGGCCTATTGGGGGACGCCGCTGTTGTCCAGCCTGGGCCTGGGTGCGCCGCGTACCTTTGAGTTGTCCGCGACCATTGACTTCTAA